CTCTTTAAATTTTTTCCCATTACTTGTAGGCTCAATATGTTTGGGATTATCTTTTTTCAACTCCATACTACGCTCTAACTCTTTTGCAAAAACCAGTTCTTTAGGCACATACCCTGGTGTATCGGCATTAGCAATATTTGATTGGATCACTTTTGTTCTTTCAAGATAGAAAGAGGCAGTTTGAGAGATTTTATCAATTTTATCCCACATATCTATTCCTTCACAGCAGCTTGCAGTAGCATATCTTCTATTGCGAGTTTTGCCAATATATTCCATGTCGTGTTGCAATCTTTTGCAGACTCTACCAACTTCTTAGCATACTCTATTTTACCAATTCTAACATAAGAGAGAGATAATACGCCATTTAAGAAGCAGTCTTTTTGAATCTGCTTTGCTAATGGCCCCAAGAGATCGATAAGCTTTTCATACTGCTCTTTATCAAGAAGCTTTTTAGCAAAAAGTTGTACAAATTTTTGCACTACCTCATCATGTTCATAATTTTTCGCTAACAAAAGACTTTGATCATGTAAAAATGTGGTATCTACTTTGTTTGTGCGCAGCAATACTATATTGGCAAAAATATTTCTATAAAGATCGCTTTTAGGACACAGAGCTACAGTTTTTTCATAAACCCCTGGACACTCTTTTTGTGCAATAAAGCAGATTTTTGCGTAGAGTTTATAAAATTTACAGCTATGTACTTTACTTTTTTGTAAAACCTCCAAAGCTTTATCAAACATTCTGTTTTGATAGAGTGCTTCGAGATACACATAAAGTACCTCTCGTGTATTGTAGCGTTTGGACAAATACTCTAAAAGAGCTATGCGCAAAGACTCTCTCTTACATTCATGCAAAAAAGAGGCGACACGTAAAAGTGTTTGCAGTTCAAAAACAGCCTTAAAAAACTCCGGATTGGCACTATAAAGCATACATAGAGCATGAGAGCGCTTTGTATCGATATACTCTTGCCAAAGCCGCGCAAAATACTCTTTGTGCTCATATTTTAGCTGCTTTGCAGAGACCAATGACAACTCCCAGCTCAATCGCTTATAGAGTTTTTGACTATCAAGAGAAAAAGCCTCAAGTCCAAAGTTGGCAAGTGCAAAGAGTCCTATATAGCTGTTGCGATATTTGACCAGTGTTTTTACTGTAAATCTTAAGGGATCTTGTAAAAATTCCTCATTAGGAAAATATTTTTTAATGTAATAAGCACTCTTTTTATCCTTACGGATAATATAGAGAAGTTTTAGTCTTGCTACTGTAGCCAGAGGTGTTTGCGGAAAGTTTTTTATAAGACGAATATAGTAGTTGATGCTACTTTTGTAATCTTTTTGCAAAAACTTAATATCACCCAAGCGCAAAAGGGCTTTTTGCAATACCTCTTTATTTTTCACATAATTCAAGATCCTACGAAATAGCACTTCAGCAAATTTCAGATCTCCATATCTGTATGCATTTTCTGCAACATAGTAATAATAAGAGGGATTATCAATAAGATAGCTCTCAAACTCTCTATAGGTTTTTTTGAAAAACTCCAAAGCCTTTCCATACTCGCCTTTTGCAAAGTAGTACATTCCTTGCAAAAAAGCAAACTCTTTTTTTTGCGTTTTTTCTAAATTTTCAATTGTAAGAATAAGCATATATTTTGTTGCTAAATCCATTCTTTTGAGCCATACGGCTGTACGCAAGAGCCCCATGAGGATATTGAGCTTCTCTTTTTTCGTAGTAGCCTGTTTAAAAGCTATCTTATAATTTGAAAATGCTCTTTCATAAAATCCAAGATTTTCGTAAATATTCCCTTTGAGATAGTAGTACTCACTATCTTTTTTACCACCTTTTGCTAAGTACGTATTCAAATAGTTTATTGCAGACCAGAGATACTTCTTGTCTCCGATTCTCTTTCCAATATAGAGATAGGTATGAGCAACCATAAAAAGAGATTGCAGATAATAAGGAGATTGAGGAAATTTTGTCAAATAGGTAAATTCATCCAATGCTCTATAATAGGATCCATAGCGAAAGTCTCGCATGGCGTTTTCAAAAACTCTTTTTTCATTTTTATAAATTTTCGAAATTTGTTGTGTAGCATTACCTTCTTGTGTAGAAGAGAGAGTTTCTTGAACAGTATTAATTTCAGCAGTTACAAATAGAGGAAAAAGTAGAAGAAAAAGACTAAACCTTAACATTCACTGAGCCATTTGCACTCTTTGTTTGTTCACTACTGTCCTCAGAAAAGAACTCTGTTTGCTTTTCTCTATCTTTTATTCTTACTCTATACCTTTCATATCCGCTATCTTTCATTACATTTTCAACGTATTCTTGCAAATCTGGTTGTAACTGGAGCGGAGATTGGGATATAAAATGAAGATTGAGACGGTTTTGTGTCATAGATATATTGATATAGGTGTTTTCTATTTTTATACGTACAGCTCTTTGTTGCAAATTCTGCTCAAAAAACTCATGCTCGCCTTCAGTTTGCATAAACTCTTGCGCCAAATGACTACCGTCATCATGAAACATATCATGACTTTGACTATCATGCTT
The Nitratiruptor tergarcus DSM 16512 genome window above contains:
- the flgB gene encoding flagellar basal body rod protein FlgB; amino-acid sequence: MWDKIDKISQTASFYLERTKVIQSNIANADTPGYVPKELVFAKELERSMELKKDNPKHIEPTSNGKKFKEIELSKIRGYDDNRVDVQEELAKLAESSIMYKSLAENLKKEFAKLKLVISGR
- a CDS encoding tetratricopeptide repeat protein — its product is MLRFSLFLLLFPLFVTAEINTVQETLSSTQEGNATQQISKIYKNEKRVFENAMRDFRYGSYYRALDEFTYLTKFPQSPYYLQSLFMVAHTYLYIGKRIGDKKYLWSAINYLNTYLAKGGKKDSEYYYLKGNIYENLGFYERAFSNYKIAFKQATTKKEKLNILMGLLRTAVWLKRMDLATKYMLILTIENLEKTQKKEFAFLQGMYYFAKGEYGKALEFFKKTYREFESYLIDNPSYYYYVAENAYRYGDLKFAEVLFRRILNYVKNKEVLQKALLRLGDIKFLQKDYKSSINYYIRLIKNFPQTPLATVARLKLLYIIRKDKKSAYYIKKYFPNEEFLQDPLRFTVKTLVKYRNSYIGLFALANFGLEAFSLDSQKLYKRLSWELSLVSAKQLKYEHKEYFARLWQEYIDTKRSHALCMLYSANPEFFKAVFELQTLLRVASFLHECKRESLRIALLEYLSKRYNTREVLYVYLEALYQNRMFDKALEVLQKSKVHSCKFYKLYAKICFIAQKECPGVYEKTVALCPKSDLYRNIFANIVLLRTNKVDTTFLHDQSLLLAKNYEHDEVVQKFVQLFAKKLLDKEQYEKLIDLLGPLAKQIQKDCFLNGVLSLSYVRIGKIEYAKKLVESAKDCNTTWNILAKLAIEDMLLQAAVKE